The Drosophila subobscura isolate 14011-0131.10 chromosome A, UCBerk_Dsub_1.0, whole genome shotgun sequence genome includes the window CTCCTGTACGGAGTCTGCTGGACCGGTGGCCTGGGACTGGCCTACTTCTTGCTGACTCAGCGAGGCGAACCAGAGGCTAAGCTCGATGATGAGACATTGGCCCGACTGTGGCATATCACGGCCAGAAAGGATCTGCCCACCTACAAAGCGGAGCAGGTTGAACAGCACAATGCGCCCGATAAACGCATTTGGGTCACCTATGGCCTGGGCGTCTACGATGTGACTGAATTCGCCGAGAACCATCCCGGAGGGGACAAGATAATGATGGCCGCAGGCAGTGCCATCGATCCCTTCTGGGCAATCTaccagcagcacaacaccctGGAGGTACTGGAGCTACTCGAATCGTTCCGCATCGGGAATCTTGAAGGTGTCACTGTGGCCAGTACGGACGAGGAGCTGGGCTCGCCCTGGGCCCAAGAGCCCAAACGTCATGCCCTGCTGAAGCCCGCTTCCAAGCGTCCGTTCAATGCTGAGCCGCCTATTGGGATGTTAGCCGAGAAGTTCTACACACCCAACGAGCTGTTTTACGTGAGGAATCATCTGCCTGTGCCCGTCCTGGCGCCCGAAGAGTACGAACTGGAGATCGATGCTAGTGGGGGAGAGCAGAAGGAGCCGCTTACCCTGACGCTGGCCCAGATCAAGGCCCTGCCCAAGCACACAGTGACGGCGGCCATCATGTGCGGGGGCAATCGACGCTCCGAGATGACCAGCATCAAGGCTGTCAAGGGTGAGTTCTAGTACTTTTTACCCCCCAAACTAATCCCACTAaatgattctctctctctctgtggcaggtCTTTCGTGGGGTGCTGGAGCTGTGGGCAATGCCAAGTGGTCGGGAGCGCGTCTCTGCGATCTTTTGCGGGAGCAGGGAGTGCAGCCCAACGAGTCCATGCACGTGATATTCGAGGGTGCCGATCTGGATCCCACTTCCCATCCCTATGGCGCCTCCATACCACTCTCAAAGGCCCTGGATCCACGCGGCGATGTCATCTT containing:
- the LOC117903454 gene encoding probable sulfite oxidase, mitochondrial, encoding MRLLWQRAGMLQKLLPQTKHYRRWLATTTASARGNGQEEKDNARYKWSTPESKAEMLLYGVCWTGGLGLAYFLLTQRGEPEAKLDDETLARLWHITARKDLPTYKAEQVEQHNAPDKRIWVTYGLGVYDVTEFAENHPGGDKIMMAAGSAIDPFWAIYQQHNTLEVLELLESFRIGNLEGVTVASTDEELGSPWAQEPKRHALLKPASKRPFNAEPPIGMLAEKFYTPNELFYVRNHLPVPVLAPEEYELEIDASGGEQKEPLTLTLAQIKALPKHTVTAAIMCGGNRRSEMTSIKAVKGLSWGAGAVGNAKWSGARLCDLLREQGVQPNESMHVIFEGADLDPTSHPYGASIPLSKALDPRGDVILAYEMNDNPLTRDHGYPIRVIVPGTVGARNVKWLTRIVVADHESDSHWQQNDYKGFSPSTDWDTVDFGKAEAIQAMPVTSAICTPLPGERVKVNPEDGYITVRGYAWSGGGRKILRVDLTGDAGKTWHVAELEQEDAPDGRHYGWSLWTARLPITKDQQEQQQVEIWAKAVDSAYNVQPEKFEHIWNLRGVLANAYHKVKVKLA